The DNA region CCACCGGCTTTGAAACCGCCGGGGCAAAACTCGGTGTTGTCGAGATCGAGGAACTGTTGCGCATGGATGAGATCGGTTACCTGGCCGAGATGATGAACTTCCCCGGCGTACTGGCAACAGACCCCGGGGTGCTGGCCAAGCTTGAGCTGGCCCGAAAATACAACAAGCCAATGGACGGCCATGGACCGGGACTCACGGCAGGGGATCTGCGCAACTATCTGGCCGCCGGGATCTCCACTGACCATGAATGTTCTTCCCTGGCCGAGGCCCGGGAAAAAGCGGCCCTGGGGATGAAGATCCTGATCCGCCAGGGCTCGGCGGCCCGGGACCTGCAGACCCTGCTGCCGCTGCTTGATGAATACCCGGAACTCTGCATGTTCTGCAGCGATGATCTCCATCCGGACGGACTGCGGCGCGGCCATGTCAACCAGATGGTAAAGACCGCTCTGGCCGCGGGCCATGACCTGATATCGGTTATCCGGGCCGCCGTCCTCAACCCGGTCCGTCACTATAAACTCGATACCGGGCTCCTGCGGGAAGGAGACCCTGCCGACTTTATCGAGGTGGATTCCCTGGAGCGCTTCAATATCCTCAAAACGGTGATAAACGGCGAGCTGGTGGCGGAAAACGGCACAACCCTGCTCGACCATGTCCCGGTGGAACCAATCAATAATTTTCAGGCCCGGCCCAGGGCAAGGAAAGATTTCCAGATAGCCGACCCCGGCGGGCCGGTCCGGGTGATCAGGGCCCGGGACGGGCAACTGGTCACCGGGCTGGAAGTGAGACGGCCGGCGGTTGACAACACCAGCCTGGTCGCTGACCCGGAACGGGATCTATTAAAAATTGCCGTGGTCAACCGCTATCAAGAGGCCTTGCCCGGTCTGGGTTTTATCACCGGTTTCGGGCTCAAGCACGGGGCCATTGCCTCATCGGTGGCCCATGACTCCCATAACATCATCGCCGTGGGCGCCAGCGACGAGATGCTCTGCCAGGCAATAAACCTGGTCATTGAACACCGAGGCGGCCTGGCCGTGAAGGGGCCTGATTTTGCCGAGGTGCTTCCCCTGCCGGTGGCCGGATTGATGAGCCTGGACGATGGGGCCGCCGTAGCCGGGCAGTACGGACTGCTCGATCTGCGGGCCAAGGAACTGGGCTCTACCCTTACCGCGCCGTTCATGACCCTTTCCTTCATGGCCCTGCTGGTTATCCCGCAACTGAAACTGAGCGACAAGGGACTCTTTGACGGCCAGTCCTTCAGCCTGGTGCCCCTGGCGACCGATGACGCCGTCTCGCCATCATGACGGCCCTGCTGTCTCCGGATCAGACCGCTGTTGCCCCCCGCCGGCTCATCCGCTTTAACCGGCGGAGCTGTTTCCGGACCTGCTTCAATCTGCTGGAATCCCGCTCCGCCAGGGCTGCGTCCCGTTCGACCTTGACCGCCCTGATCCGGGCCCTGAGGGTCCCGCTCTTGCCACCCCTGGCCACCTTTTTCTTGTGGGCCTCGATTCCCAGGGCCGTACACAGGGCCTGGAGGAGTTTTTCCTTGTTGAGCTGGGTGTAGCCCCGGATCGCATCGTGTTCGATCCCCTTGGCCATCTCCCGTAATTCCGCCACTGTTTTCTTTCTGAGTTCTCCATAGGTAACTTCCATACCAAGCCTCCTCATTTCCGTTTTCAATCAATGAAGGTAAGCGTTCACCAGCACCTCATCTTCGCCCATTCTGGCCTGCTCGAATAGCACCAGTATGCTTCGCAGTCCCGAATGAACGAATCTAAGCCACTGGTAAACGCTTACGGGCATGAGTTTACCGTAAATCCGTACCCCCGGTGAACGGTTACTCAATGAATACCGTGACAAGGATAAAGGCGTCCGTCAACCACCCGGATATAACCCGTTAGCCGTTTTATAGCACAGGGGGGAACAATCAACAAGCCGGGGCAAGGCCGGAAGACCCGCCCGGGCCATCCGTAACCGTTCACCAGGGGCTCCGGCAGGCAAGCGAAACGGAAAAATCAGCATCCAGGGATATGGTTTGCCTTGGCGCCGGGAATCTACTACCATGGGGGAGGTGGGTGAACACCTTTTCTTTGCCCACCCTTCTGAGGGGGACCGGGAACCCGGGCCACCCTTTTTAGCCCCCTGCCTTACGAGGCAGGGGGTTTTTTCATGCGGCCGGGAGCGATCGCGCGGAGATGTGGTGCCCGTGATCACTTACACGTGGCTGGCCAGAAAATCCGCATAGGCCCGGCCAAGGCCATCAACCAGCTCGACCCGCGGCTGCCAGCCCAGGGAGCGCATCCGGCCGACATCGAGCAGTTTTCGCGGAGTGCCGTCCGGCCGGGCCGTATCCCAGACCAGCTCGCCGTCAAAACCC from Desulfobacterales bacterium includes:
- the ade gene encoding adenine deaminase yields the protein MPRPIRRISANLVDPVQGRIYPATLFTSNGRINRILPEDTAQTTYILPGLVDAHVHVESSMLVPTEFARQAVRHGTVAAVSDPHEIANVLGIDGVWFMVKNGKRSPFKFAFGAPSCVPATGFETAGAKLGVVEIEELLRMDEIGYLAEMMNFPGVLATDPGVLAKLELARKYNKPMDGHGPGLTAGDLRNYLAAGISTDHECSSLAEAREKAALGMKILIRQGSAARDLQTLLPLLDEYPELCMFCSDDLHPDGLRRGHVNQMVKTALAAGHDLISVIRAAVLNPVRHYKLDTGLLREGDPADFIEVDSLERFNILKTVINGELVAENGTTLLDHVPVEPINNFQARPRARKDFQIADPGGPVRVIRARDGQLVTGLEVRRPAVDNTSLVADPERDLLKIAVVNRYQEALPGLGFITGFGLKHGAIASSVAHDSHNIIAVGASDEMLCQAINLVIEHRGGLAVKGPDFAEVLPLPVAGLMSLDDGAAVAGQYGLLDLRAKELGSTLTAPFMTLSFMALLVIPQLKLSDKGLFDGQSFSLVPLATDDAVSPS